From Domibacillus sp. DTU_2020_1001157_1_SI_ALB_TIR_016, a single genomic window includes:
- the gatB gene encoding Asp-tRNA(Asn)/Glu-tRNA(Gln) amidotransferase subunit GatB — protein sequence MQFETVIGLEVHVELKTNSKIFSSAPAHFGAEPNTNTTVIDLGYPGVLPVMNDKAVEFAMKAAMAINCEIAEESIWDRKNYFYPDNPKAYQISQNDKPIGEHGWVEIEVNGETKRIGITRLHLEEDAGKLTHAGKHSLCDYNRQGTPLVEIVSEPDIRTPEEAYAFLEKLKAIIQYTEVSDCKMEEGSLRCDANISIRPFGQEEFGIRTELKNLNSFNFVRKGLEYEEKRQAEVVSSGGKVEQETRRFDESTGKTVLMRVKEGSDDYRYFPEPDLLPVYIDDEWKERVRASIPELPDARKKRYMEELGLPAHDAKILTMSKDIADFFEATVAAGAAAKLASNWMMGEVPAYLNAENKELAQTKLTPENLAGMIKLLEEGTISSKIAKTVFKEIIENGGDAEAIVKEKGLVQISDESALLKFVNDALDANPQSIADFKEGKKKAIGFLVGQIMKASKGQANPQAINKLLVEEIQKR from the coding sequence GTGCAATTTGAAACGGTGATTGGACTTGAAGTCCACGTTGAATTAAAAACAAACTCAAAAATCTTTTCGTCGGCCCCGGCCCATTTCGGCGCGGAGCCAAATACGAATACAACGGTGATTGACCTTGGATATCCAGGCGTGTTGCCGGTGATGAATGACAAAGCGGTGGAATTCGCAATGAAAGCAGCCATGGCCATCAATTGCGAAATCGCCGAGGAATCCATTTGGGACCGGAAAAATTATTTCTATCCAGACAACCCGAAAGCATACCAAATATCACAAAATGATAAACCGATCGGCGAACACGGATGGGTAGAAATCGAAGTGAACGGTGAAACAAAACGCATCGGCATCACTCGTCTTCATTTAGAAGAAGATGCGGGCAAGCTGACGCATGCCGGCAAGCATTCTCTTTGCGATTATAATCGCCAGGGAACACCGCTTGTAGAAATTGTATCCGAACCAGATATTCGCACGCCCGAAGAAGCCTATGCATTTTTAGAAAAATTAAAAGCGATTATTCAATATACAGAAGTATCCGACTGTAAAATGGAGGAAGGATCGCTTCGCTGTGACGCAAACATTTCGATCCGTCCATTTGGACAGGAAGAATTTGGGATAAGAACAGAATTAAAAAACTTAAACTCCTTTAACTTCGTGCGTAAAGGGCTTGAATATGAAGAAAAACGCCAGGCGGAAGTTGTATCTTCAGGCGGAAAAGTGGAGCAGGAAACACGCCGTTTTGATGAATCAACAGGCAAAACCGTTTTGATGCGTGTAAAAGAAGGATCAGATGATTACCGTTATTTCCCGGAACCGGATCTGCTTCCTGTTTACATTGATGACGAATGGAAAGAGCGTGTTCGCGCGTCAATTCCAGAGCTTCCGGATGCACGCAAAAAGCGTTACATGGAAGAGCTTGGACTGCCGGCGCATGACGCGAAAATTTTGACGATGTCAAAAGACATTGCCGATTTCTTTGAAGCAACGGTAGCAGCCGGTGCTGCAGCAAAGCTTGCTTCTAACTGGATGATGGGTGAAGTGCCGGCGTACTTGAACGCAGAGAACAAAGAACTGGCTCAAACAAAGCTGACACCAGAGAACCTTGCGGGTATGATTAAATTGCTTGAAGAAGGAACCATCTCTTCTAAAATCGCTAAAACCGTGTTTAAAGAAATTATTGAAAACGGCGGCGATGCCGAAGCGATCGTAAAAGAAAAAGGCCTTGTGCAAATTTCTGACGAATCAGCGCTTTTAAAATTCGTAAACGACGCTTTAGATGCGAACCCACAGTCTATTGCCGACTTTAAAGAAGGCAAGAAAAAAGCGATCGGCTTCCTTGTTGGACAAATTATGAAAGCGTCCAAAGGGCAGGCGAATCCGCAGGCGATCAATAAGCTGCTTGTAGAAGAAATTCAAAAAAGATAA
- the gatA gene encoding Asp-tRNA(Asn)/Glu-tRNA(Gln) amidotransferase subunit GatA encodes MSLFDHKLTEIQSMIDKKEVSIPDLVDESFKRIAAVDGDVKAFLALDEERARKQAEEAQGAGKTGILSGIPIGIKDNIVTKGLRTTAASQILHNFDPIYDATVVNKLREAGTITVGKLNMDEFAMGSSTENSSFQKTRNPWNLAHVPGGSSGGSAAAVAAGEVPFSLGSDTGGSIRQPASFCGVVGMKPTYGRVSRFGLIAFASSLDQIGPITRNVEDNAHLLEAIVGVDPYDSTSANVPAESFAAGLTGDIKGLRIAVPKEYLGEGVSEEVRQSVLAALKVLEGLGATWEEVSLPHSKYGVATYYLLASSEASSNLARFDGIRYGYRAEGAENLIDLYKKTRAEGFGDEVKRRIMLGTFALSSGYYDAYYKKAQQVRTLIKKDFEDVFASYDVIIGPTTPTPAFKIGEIIDDPLTMYANDILTIPVNLAGVPGISVPCGFAENGLPLGLQIIGRHFDEKNVYRVAHAYEQATDFHKEKPKL; translated from the coding sequence GTGTCATTATTTGATCACAAATTAACCGAGATTCAATCGATGATCGACAAAAAAGAAGTATCGATTCCGGATCTTGTGGATGAATCATTCAAACGCATCGCCGCTGTAGACGGAGATGTAAAAGCATTTCTTGCATTAGATGAAGAGCGTGCCCGCAAGCAGGCGGAAGAAGCACAAGGTGCAGGGAAAACCGGTATTTTATCAGGGATTCCGATTGGCATAAAAGATAATATCGTTACAAAAGGACTCCGCACGACTGCTGCCAGCCAAATCCTTCACAACTTTGACCCGATTTATGATGCAACCGTGGTAAATAAGCTTCGTGAAGCCGGAACAATTACAGTCGGCAAGTTAAACATGGACGAATTTGCGATGGGCTCATCAACGGAAAACTCAAGCTTCCAAAAAACACGTAACCCATGGAATTTAGCTCACGTGCCAGGCGGTTCATCAGGCGGCTCTGCTGCGGCTGTTGCAGCAGGCGAAGTACCGTTTTCACTTGGCTCAGATACAGGCGGATCGATTCGCCAGCCGGCTTCTTTCTGCGGCGTAGTCGGCATGAAACCTACATACGGACGCGTATCCCGCTTTGGCTTGATTGCTTTTGCATCGTCTCTTGACCAGATTGGGCCTATTACACGCAACGTAGAAGACAATGCGCATCTTTTAGAAGCGATTGTCGGGGTTGATCCGTACGATTCTACTTCGGCGAATGTGCCGGCTGAAAGCTTTGCTGCCGGATTGACAGGCGACATTAAAGGCTTGCGCATTGCTGTACCGAAAGAATACCTTGGAGAAGGTGTTTCAGAAGAAGTAAGACAGTCTGTTCTTGCGGCGCTGAAAGTATTGGAAGGGCTTGGTGCTACGTGGGAAGAAGTATCTCTTCCGCATTCAAAATACGGCGTGGCTACGTACTACCTGCTCGCGTCATCTGAAGCGTCATCCAACCTGGCCCGTTTTGACGGTATCCGCTACGGCTACCGTGCAGAAGGCGCAGAAAACTTAATCGATTTATACAAAAAAACACGTGCAGAAGGCTTCGGCGACGAAGTAAAACGCCGGATTATGCTTGGTACGTTTGCGCTAAGCTCAGGCTACTACGACGCGTATTATAAAAAAGCGCAGCAAGTGCGCACACTGATTAAAAAAGACTTTGAAGATGTGTTCGCAAGCTATGACGTGATCATCGGCCCTACAACACCAACACCGGCGTTTAAAATCGGCGAAATTATCGACGATCCGTTAACAATGTACGCAAATGACATTTTAACGATTCCAGTAAACCTTGCTGGCGTACCGGGTATTTCCGTTCCATGCGGATTCGCAGAAAACGGGCTGCCGCTTGGCCTGCAGATTATTGGACGCCATTTCGATGAAAAGAACGTATACCGTGTTGCGCATGCGTACGAGCAGGCAACTGATTTCCATAAAGAAAAGCCGAAGCTGTAA
- the gatC gene encoding Asp-tRNA(Asn)/Glu-tRNA(Gln) amidotransferase subunit GatC, whose amino-acid sequence MTRISEEQVRHVAHLARLAVTDEEVHTFTEQLDAIITFAEQLNELDTSNVQPTSHVLNMKNVLRKDESAPGLDREEVLKNAPDQQDGQIRVPSIIE is encoded by the coding sequence TTGACGCGAATTTCAGAAGAACAAGTCCGGCACGTGGCCCATTTGGCGCGCCTTGCGGTTACGGACGAAGAAGTGCATACATTTACAGAACAGCTCGATGCGATCATTACATTTGCCGAGCAGCTGAATGAACTGGATACATCAAACGTGCAGCCGACATCACACGTTTTAAATATGAAGAATGTATTGCGGAAAGACGAATCGGCACCAGGACTAGACCGGGAAGAAGTATTGAAAAATGCACCGGATCAGCAGGACGGCCAAATTCGAGTTCCGTCCATTATCGAGTAA
- the aceA gene encoding isocitrate lyase, whose product MGNTDQARVNQLQQSWENDARWKGIKRPYSAEEVIKLRGSIDIEHTLAQRGADKLWSLVTGEGFVNALGALTGNQAVQQVKAGLKAIYLSGWQVAADANLSGHMYPDQSLYPANSVPNVVKRINQALQRADQIAHMEGNHSTDYFAPIVADAEAGFGGQLNVFELMKGMIEAGAAGVHFEDQLSSEKKCGHLGGKVLLPTQTAVRNLIAARLAADVMGTPTVLIARTDADAADLITSDIDPADAPFITGERTSEGFFQTKAGLDQAIARGLAYAPYADMIWCETSEPNLEDAQRFADAIHEKFPDKLLAYNCSPSFNWKAKLDDETIEKYQMELGKMGYKFQFVTLAGFHTLNYSMFQLANGYKDRGMSAYSELQQAEFAAEKDGYTATRHQREVGTGYFDAVSMTVTGGQSSTTALKGSTEEEQFQTN is encoded by the coding sequence ATGGGGAATACGGATCAAGCACGGGTGAATCAGCTTCAACAATCATGGGAAAACGATGCTAGATGGAAAGGGATTAAACGGCCTTATTCGGCAGAAGAAGTGATCAAGCTTCGCGGCTCCATCGATATCGAGCATACATTGGCTCAGCGCGGCGCTGACAAACTATGGAGTCTGGTAACAGGAGAAGGCTTCGTGAATGCACTCGGTGCCCTGACGGGAAACCAGGCTGTACAGCAGGTAAAAGCAGGTTTGAAAGCGATTTATTTAAGCGGCTGGCAAGTCGCTGCCGATGCCAATCTTTCAGGCCATATGTATCCCGATCAAAGCTTGTATCCGGCAAACAGCGTGCCAAATGTTGTAAAGCGAATCAACCAGGCGCTTCAGCGTGCTGACCAGATCGCGCATATGGAAGGTAATCATTCCACTGATTATTTCGCTCCAATTGTAGCCGATGCTGAAGCTGGCTTTGGGGGACAGCTTAATGTATTTGAATTGATGAAAGGGATGATTGAAGCGGGTGCAGCAGGTGTCCACTTTGAGGATCAGCTTTCTTCAGAGAAAAAATGCGGGCATCTGGGGGGGAAAGTACTCCTGCCGACACAAACGGCTGTACGAAACTTAATTGCGGCACGCCTTGCAGCAGATGTAATGGGGACGCCAACGGTTTTAATCGCACGTACAGATGCAGATGCAGCGGACCTGATCACCAGTGACATCGATCCGGCTGATGCTCCGTTTATTACAGGTGAACGCACATCTGAAGGCTTTTTCCAGACGAAAGCGGGCCTTGATCAAGCCATTGCACGCGGTCTTGCCTATGCGCCATATGCAGATATGATCTGGTGCGAAACATCCGAACCGAATCTGGAGGATGCACAGCGCTTTGCGGATGCCATTCATGAAAAATTCCCGGACAAATTGCTTGCGTACAACTGCTCGCCTTCCTTTAACTGGAAAGCGAAACTCGATGATGAAACCATTGAGAAATACCAAATGGAACTTGGGAAAATGGGTTACAAATTCCAGTTTGTTACACTTGCCGGCTTCCATACGTTGAATTACAGCATGTTCCAGCTTGCAAACGGATATAAAGACCGAGGAATGAGTGCTTACTCGGAACTTCAGCAGGCGGAGTTTGCAGCGGAAAAAGATGGATACACAGCGACCCGGCACCAGCGTGAAGTAGGGACTGGCTATTTTGATGCCGTGTCGATGACGGTAACGGGAGGCCAGTCTTCTACAACAGCATTGAAAGGGTCAACAGAAGAAGAACAATTTCAAACAAACTGA
- the zupT gene encoding zinc transporter ZupT gives MDENVLLAIGLTLFAGLATGIGSALAFFTSRTNTKFLAWALGFSAGVMIYVSMIEIFVKAKDALVLEHGEKTGYWLTVIGFFAGIAVIAVIDKFIPSTENPHETKTVEEFHKEPERDEYAKLKKMGVFTAIAIAIHNFPEGIATFASAIQDPALGIAIAVAVAIHNIPEGIAVAVPLYFATGSRKKAFKWSFLSGLSEPVGALVAWIVLMPYLTDTMFGMIFAGVAGIMVFISLDELLPAAQKYDQTHLAIYGIVSGMAVMALSLLLLL, from the coding sequence ATGGATGAGAATGTACTGCTGGCAATCGGTTTAACATTATTCGCTGGTCTTGCAACAGGTATCGGCAGTGCGCTGGCATTTTTCACCTCACGTACAAACACAAAGTTTCTCGCCTGGGCGCTTGGTTTTTCAGCGGGTGTGATGATTTACGTCTCGATGATCGAAATTTTTGTAAAAGCGAAGGATGCGCTTGTTTTAGAGCACGGGGAGAAAACGGGCTATTGGCTGACCGTCATCGGCTTTTTTGCCGGCATTGCTGTGATCGCTGTGATCGACAAGTTTATTCCGTCAACCGAAAATCCGCACGAAACGAAAACAGTAGAAGAATTTCATAAAGAGCCGGAGCGGGATGAATACGCCAAGCTCAAAAAAATGGGGGTTTTCACTGCGATCGCCATTGCCATTCACAATTTTCCGGAGGGCATTGCAACTTTTGCATCGGCCATTCAGGATCCAGCTCTCGGTATCGCGATTGCAGTAGCAGTTGCCATTCATAATATTCCAGAAGGCATTGCAGTGGCTGTACCTCTGTATTTTGCGACAGGAAGCCGTAAAAAAGCATTTAAATGGTCCTTTTTGTCGGGCCTTTCAGAGCCGGTAGGAGCGCTTGTAGCCTGGATCGTTTTAATGCCTTATTTAACAGATACGATGTTTGGCATGATTTTCGCTGGTGTTGCCGGCATTATGGTGTTTATTTCACTTGATGAACTGCTCCCGGCTGCCCAAAAGTACGACCAGACACATCTCGCCATTTACGGGATTGTCTCCGGGATGGCTGTTATGGCGCTCAGTTTATTGCTTCTTTTATAA
- a CDS encoding CamS family sex pheromone protein — protein MKKKWVLAAVSAMLLMGGCAPALQNNDEVTQGDGEEKTSVIPTYQISDSYYRTIVPFEPGKARGLVVSNLNTRYDIAEFETGLMRIAQENFSPEQFFFQEGQVLDEDVIRSWLSRKYTDAQLKENELTAKENLGLNPIDTGEGSVDERNERAPIYLAHIMEQDYLTKKEDNSLQLDGMVIGLALNSVHYYQKEEYGAQYEFKMDDETVEREGKKIAAEVASRLRAMDKTKNIPITIALFKQAPQNSVTAGNFIAYTHLDSGDADTSDWKAINEKYVLFPSGSAEEDHREDSTYFANFKQDIESYFDGTNGVIGRGLYSGEELTSLKIEIPIQFYGKAEAIGFSQYVTGLVMEHFPAYIPVEVSITSTGGPEALIVKEANAKEPYVHIYE, from the coding sequence TTGAAAAAGAAATGGGTCCTGGCGGCAGTATCCGCCATGCTGCTTATGGGTGGATGCGCGCCGGCGCTGCAAAACAATGATGAAGTAACACAGGGAGATGGAGAGGAAAAAACATCTGTTATTCCAACCTACCAAATCTCGGACAGTTATTACCGCACGATTGTACCGTTTGAACCGGGCAAAGCGCGTGGCCTTGTCGTTTCCAATTTAAACACACGCTATGATATTGCTGAATTTGAAACGGGCTTAATGCGGATTGCACAGGAGAATTTTTCCCCAGAGCAATTTTTCTTTCAGGAAGGACAGGTGCTGGATGAAGATGTGATCCGGTCCTGGCTGAGCAGAAAGTATACAGATGCACAGTTGAAAGAAAACGAGCTGACAGCAAAAGAGAATCTTGGGCTGAATCCAATAGATACAGGGGAAGGGTCCGTTGATGAAAGAAACGAAAGAGCACCGATTTACTTGGCTCATATTATGGAGCAGGACTATTTAACGAAAAAAGAGGATAACTCTTTGCAGCTCGACGGTATGGTGATCGGGCTTGCGCTTAATTCCGTTCATTATTATCAAAAGGAAGAATACGGCGCACAGTACGAATTTAAAATGGATGACGAAACGGTTGAAAGAGAAGGCAAGAAAATTGCTGCGGAAGTAGCTTCGCGCCTCCGTGCGATGGACAAAACAAAAAACATTCCAATCACAATTGCTTTATTTAAGCAGGCGCCGCAAAACTCGGTAACAGCAGGGAATTTTATTGCTTATACCCATCTTGATTCAGGTGATGCGGATACATCCGACTGGAAAGCGATCAATGAAAAATACGTATTGTTCCCATCCGGCTCTGCAGAAGAAGACCACCGGGAAGACTCTACGTATTTCGCTAACTTTAAGCAGGATATTGAATCTTATTTTGATGGCACAAACGGTGTAATTGGGCGTGGACTTTACAGCGGGGAAGAACTGACAAGCTTGAAAATTGAGATTCCAATTCAGTTTTACGGAAAAGCGGAAGCGATTGGCTTTTCGCAGTATGTAACCGGCCTTGTGATGGAGCATTTTCCGGCATACATTCCGGTTGAAGTAAGTATTACGTCAACAGGCGGCCCGGAAGCGCTTATTGTGAAGGAAGCAAACGCGAAAGAACCGTATGTTCATATTTACGAATAA
- the ligA gene encoding NAD-dependent DNA ligase LigA, translating into MDIKTAEQRVKELHDTLNKYSYEYYVMDQPSVPDSEYDRLLKELNDIEAQFPQLQTPDSPTQRVGGAVLDAFQKVRHDTPMLSLGNAFNEEDLRDFDRRVHQLVGHANYSYVCELKIDGLAVALKYENGMFVQGATRGDGTTGEDITANLKTIHSIPLRLSEPLTMEVRGEAFMPKQSFIALNAIRDEKGEEPFANPRNAAAGSLRQLDPRIAASRNLDIFLYGIANPGPLGISTHSEGLDLLDTLGFKTNKERRVCQTIEDVITYVEEQSEKRAKLPYEIDGIVIKVNSLDQQDELGFTAKSPRWATAFKFPAEEVVTKLVDIELSVGRTGVVTPTAILQPVRVAGTTVSRASLHNEDLIREKDIRIGDMVVVKKAGDIIPEVVSVLADRRTGEEKEFRMPEVCPDCGSELVRLEEEVALRCINPQCPAQIREGLTHFVSRNAMNIEGLGEKVIAQLYREELIKDVADLYTLQREDLLKLERMGEKSVDNLLSAIEASKNNSLERLLFGLGIRHVGAKAAKILAMEFGTMDRLREVTEEELTAIHEIGGKMADAVVTYFQQPEVAELIEKLKAAGVNMSYEGPIRLAVAEGESPFAGKTVVLTGKLIQLTRNEAKERIEALGGNVTGSVSKKTDLVIAGEEAGSKLEKAEKLSIEVWDEQRFMDELTK; encoded by the coding sequence ATGGATATAAAAACAGCCGAACAGCGTGTGAAGGAACTGCATGACACGCTGAATAAATACAGCTATGAATATTATGTAATGGATCAGCCTTCGGTGCCAGATTCAGAATACGACCGGCTGTTAAAAGAGCTGAATGACATTGAAGCGCAATTTCCACAGCTGCAAACACCGGACTCACCGACGCAGCGTGTCGGCGGAGCGGTTCTGGATGCTTTTCAAAAAGTGCGCCACGATACGCCGATGCTTAGTCTTGGCAATGCCTTTAACGAAGAAGACCTGCGGGATTTTGACCGCCGCGTCCATCAACTTGTCGGCCACGCCAATTACTCTTACGTATGCGAACTGAAGATTGACGGGCTTGCTGTTGCGCTTAAATACGAGAATGGAATGTTTGTGCAGGGCGCTACACGCGGTGATGGTACAACGGGAGAAGACATTACGGCAAACTTAAAAACGATTCACTCCATTCCACTTCGGCTGTCCGAGCCGCTTACAATGGAAGTGCGCGGCGAAGCTTTTATGCCAAAGCAGTCATTTATCGCCTTAAATGCGATTCGTGACGAAAAAGGAGAAGAGCCGTTTGCCAATCCGCGGAATGCAGCAGCAGGGTCCCTTCGCCAGCTGGACCCTCGCATTGCCGCTTCGCGAAACCTTGATATTTTCTTGTACGGCATTGCGAACCCGGGACCGCTTGGAATCAGCACGCATAGCGAAGGGCTGGATCTGCTTGATACGCTTGGTTTTAAAACGAACAAAGAGCGGCGCGTATGCCAAACGATTGAAGATGTGATCACCTATGTCGAAGAACAGTCCGAAAAGCGGGCGAAGCTGCCGTATGAAATTGATGGAATCGTCATTAAGGTAAATTCGCTTGACCAGCAGGACGAGCTTGGATTTACCGCGAAAAGCCCGCGCTGGGCTACTGCTTTTAAATTTCCGGCAGAAGAGGTTGTCACAAAGCTTGTAGACATTGAGCTGAGTGTAGGACGCACAGGAGTGGTTACGCCAACGGCCATTTTACAGCCGGTTCGTGTTGCAGGCACAACCGTCAGCCGTGCTTCACTTCATAATGAAGATTTAATCCGTGAAAAAGACATCCGGATCGGTGATATGGTTGTGGTGAAAAAAGCCGGTGATATTATTCCGGAAGTAGTCAGTGTACTGGCCGACCGCCGCACCGGTGAAGAAAAAGAATTCCGCATGCCGGAAGTGTGTCCGGATTGCGGCAGTGAACTGGTCCGCCTGGAAGAAGAAGTGGCGCTTCGCTGTATAAACCCGCAGTGCCCGGCTCAAATCCGCGAGGGTCTGACGCACTTTGTGTCGCGTAATGCGATGAATATTGAAGGGCTCGGCGAAAAAGTAATTGCACAGCTGTACCGTGAAGAACTGATTAAAGATGTAGCGGATTTATATACGCTTCAACGGGAGGATTTGCTGAAGCTTGAGCGGATGGGAGAAAAATCGGTAGATAATTTGTTATCCGCTATTGAAGCGTCCAAAAATAACTCGCTGGAACGGCTTTTGTTCGGCCTTGGCATCCGTCATGTTGGCGCAAAAGCAGCAAAAATACTGGCGATGGAGTTTGGCACAATGGACCGCTTAAGAGAAGTGACAGAAGAAGAACTGACGGCTATTCATGAAATTGGCGGCAAGATGGCGGATGCAGTTGTGACGTATTTCCAGCAGCCGGAAGTAGCCGAGCTGATTGAAAAGCTGAAAGCAGCAGGCGTCAATATGTCCTATGAAGGACCGATTCGCCTGGCAGTTGCAGAAGGAGAATCTCCTTTTGCCGGCAAGACGGTTGTGCTGACAGGAAAGCTGATCCAGCTTACGCGTAATGAAGCCAAGGAACGAATTGAAGCGCTCGGCGGGAACGTAACCGGCAGTGTCAGTAAAAAAACAGATCTTGTGATTGCGGGAGAGGAAGCGGGTTCGAAGCTTGAAAAAGCGGAAAAGCTCAGCATTGAAGTTTGGGATGAACAACGGTTTATGGATGAACTTACAAAATAA
- the pcrA gene encoding DNA helicase PcrA: MQFLTDRLLNGLNPQQQEAVKTTEGPLLIMAGAGSGKTRVLTHRIAYLIVEKEINPYNILALTFTNKAAREMKDRIGALLGGAAEEIWMSTFHSMCVRILRRDIDRIGYSRNFTILDTADQLSVIKSILKDLNIDPKKFDPRALLGAISSSKNILVDAAAFARQQGGYMDKVTSDVYTEYEKRLKKNNALDFDDLIMLTIRLFERVPEVLEFYQRKFQYIHVDEYQDTNKSQYTLVKQLASRFQNLCVVGDSDQSIYRWRGADIANILSFEKDYPHAKAIILEQNYRSTGRILQAANEVIENNSNRKPKKLWTENVDGKKIAYFRADSERTEAEFVAGKIKELSATGRKPSDFAVLYRTNAQSRLIEETLMKSNIDYTIVGGIKFYDRKEIKDLLAYLRLIANPDDDISLSRVINVPKRGLGSTSLDKIARYAQENDISMFRALAEVDFIGLSGKAANAAADFRDLIHAYTQQQEYLSVSELVEEVIDRTGYVDMLAAEKTIEAQTRIENIEEFLSVTKSFEESNEDKTLIAFLTDLALVADIDQLGKEEGPAESVVLMTLHSAKGLEFPVVFLIGLEEGVFPHSRSLMDDEEMEEERRLAYVGITRAEEELYMTNAEMRTLYGKTNMNPVSRFISEIPEDLLESENPKRQPRKAMPFGQKTRPAVTRPQTSAAAGLEWRVGDKAAHKKWGTGTVVAVKGNGDSTELDIAFPSPTGIKRLLAQFAPIEKI; this comes from the coding sequence ATGCAATTTTTAACAGATCGATTATTAAATGGCTTGAATCCGCAGCAGCAGGAAGCCGTTAAAACAACAGAAGGGCCGCTCCTGATTATGGCTGGAGCGGGCTCAGGCAAAACCCGGGTGCTGACACACCGGATTGCCTATTTAATTGTTGAAAAAGAAATCAATCCCTATAACATTTTGGCGCTTACGTTTACCAATAAAGCGGCGCGCGAAATGAAAGACCGAATTGGTGCACTGCTCGGCGGTGCAGCTGAAGAAATCTGGATGTCGACATTCCACTCCATGTGTGTGCGTATTTTACGCCGGGATATTGACCGGATTGGCTACAGCCGGAATTTTACAATTTTAGATACAGCAGATCAGCTTTCGGTCATTAAAAGCATTTTAAAAGATTTAAACATTGATCCAAAAAAGTTTGATCCGCGGGCGCTGCTTGGCGCGATCAGCTCGTCTAAAAACATTTTAGTGGATGCGGCGGCGTTTGCGCGCCAGCAGGGCGGCTATATGGATAAAGTCACGTCTGATGTGTACACGGAATATGAAAAGCGCTTAAAGAAAAACAATGCGCTTGATTTTGACGATTTGATTATGCTGACGATCCGCCTGTTTGAGCGGGTGCCGGAAGTATTGGAGTTTTATCAGCGCAAATTTCAGTATATTCACGTGGATGAGTATCAGGATACGAATAAATCGCAGTACACCCTTGTGAAGCAGCTGGCGAGCCGTTTTCAAAATTTGTGCGTAGTCGGCGACAGTGATCAGAGCATTTATCGCTGGCGCGGTGCGGATATTGCGAATATTTTATCTTTCGAAAAAGATTATCCGCATGCAAAAGCGATTATTCTTGAACAAAACTACCGGTCAACAGGACGGATTCTACAGGCAGCGAATGAAGTGATTGAAAACAATTCCAACCGAAAGCCGAAAAAGCTTTGGACTGAAAATGTGGATGGGAAAAAAATCGCTTATTTCCGGGCTGACAGCGAACGGACAGAAGCTGAATTTGTGGCCGGTAAAATAAAAGAGCTTTCCGCCACGGGAAGAAAGCCGTCTGATTTTGCTGTTTTGTACCGCACAAATGCCCAGTCGCGTTTGATTGAGGAAACACTGATGAAGTCAAACATTGACTATACGATCGTCGGCGGTATTAAATTCTATGATCGGAAGGAAATTAAAGACCTGCTCGCGTATTTGCGCTTGATTGCAAATCCGGATGATGATATCAGCTTGTCGCGTGTCATTAATGTGCCGAAGAGGGGCCTTGGTTCCACGTCACTTGATAAAATTGCCCGCTACGCGCAGGAGAACGACATTTCCATGTTTAGGGCTCTTGCAGAAGTCGATTTTATTGGTTTAAGCGGTAAAGCGGCGAATGCAGCAGCTGATTTTCGTGATCTGATTCATGCTTATACGCAGCAGCAGGAATACTTATCTGTCTCCGAGCTTGTAGAAGAAGTGATTGACCGGACCGGGTACGTGGACATGCTTGCAGCGGAAAAAACAATTGAAGCGCAGACACGGATCGAAAATATCGAAGAGTTTTTATCTGTCACAAAGTCTTTTGAAGAATCAAACGAAGACAAAACGCTTATTGCTTTTTTAACAGATCTGGCGCTTGTTGCGGATATCGACCAGCTCGGCAAAGAAGAAGGGCCGGCAGAATCCGTCGTTCTTATGACGCTTCATTCCGCTAAAGGGCTTGAATTCCCCGTTGTATTCCTGATTGGACTGGAAGAAGGCGTCTTTCCTCACAGCCGCTCGCTTATGGATGATGAAGAAATGGAAGAAGAACGCCGTCTTGCGTATGTCGGGATTACCCGTGCGGAAGAAGAGCTGTATATGACCAATGCAGAGATGCGGACACTATACGGAAAAACAAACATGAATCCTGTGTCGCGCTTTATCAGCGAAATTCCAGAGGATCTGCTTGAATCAGAGAATCCGAAACGACAGCCGCGAAAAGCGATGCCGTTTGGCCAAAAAACACGTCCGGCTGTAACACGCCCGCAAACGAGTGCGGCGGCAGGGCTGGAGTGGAGGGTTGGCGATAAAGCGGCGCATAAAAAATGGGGAACAGGAACCGTTGTGGCGGTAAAAGGAAACGGCGACAGCACAGAGCTGGACATTGCGTTTCCGAGTCCAACCGGCATTAAGCGGCTTCTTGCACAATTCGCACCGATTGAAAAGATATAA